The Cytophagia bacterium CHB2 genome includes the window CCAATATTTCGGGCGATAGCTTACGCCGGGCGAGAGATAGAAAAAATCCTCGCGCGCGTAGGCGGTGACCGGCGGGCGTTGCGTGAAAATGCGGCCAAACAACTCGAGCGTGAAATCAAACTGCGCCGTCGGAATCGCCAGGCCTGCACCCAGATGAAATTCCTGCGCCGGACTCAGCACCGCCACCGTGTCGATCGCCGCGCCCGTCAATAGTTTGCCGAGATCGTTGTGGTGCAAGTAGCCGAAGTTGACGTGAAAATTCGGCGCATTCTCCGGCAACAGCAAATCCGGACTGTACGAAGCTGCGGCCATCAACGCCACGGCATAACCGCCGCCGCTGTAAGGCTCGAATAGAATATTGTGATGCTCGGCCAGAGGAATGCGCACGCTGCCGCTCAAACCGAATTTCAGCGGGCTGACATTGCTGCCGAAAGAGCCCAGCTTGGCGCCCAAAAACAAATCGTCCGGTAAATTGCGCGGGCTGTCGCCGCGATGCGCATCTTGATAAAGAATTTGTGTCACGGCCCATTCCACATGCTTGCCGCTGGCAAAATGCAGCCCCAGCGCGGTCTGCACGTCCCAGAACGTGAAACTTGTCGGCGCCTGTCCGGGCTGCGGCACGACCACGGTTTGATAATAAGAAGAACCGAACCCGTGCAAAGTGAATTGCCCTTTGGGCAGAGTCCAGGCGGTTTGTAAGTGCGGCAAGCCGCGGCCGCCGGTCAAGCTGAACGTCTGGCTGTGAGCGTGCGGCGCCAGCATCACTGCGGTTGCCGCTATGGCCAAAATGATCGTATGTTTCTTCATGATCTTGAATCCATTCGTTTTGGTTTGGAAATCATGTGGATGGAGGTCAACGTTCTTGTCAACCCCGCCTGCACCATTGCAGGTTTGATTTGTTTCGTGAATTTAATTTTCGGGCGGCGACGGTTGCGCGCCGGAGTTGATCATGTTTCCTAAACTATACCGACATTGTGCGAAGTTGCAAGTGGAAGGCGAAGAAAATTATGCAAGCGGAACCGCTTCCACAAAGCGCTTGCGCTTTTCGGTGAAATTGAGTAATGTCCTTGCACTTTTTTAGCATGTGTTAAACCGTGCTTTTTCGTGCAGTAATCCTGTGATACAAGCATACTGTCTGCCGGACCGGCTGCCTGCTGCCGCAGAATAATAAAAATTCATCACATTAGAGTCCGGCCAGCCACGGAACCATCGTTCAACATCATTTTTCATGTCCCGACGCTACCTGACTATTCACGGCCATTTTTATCAGCCGCCGCGCGAAAATCCCTGGACCGAAGCCATCGATCGCCAGAATGGCGCACACCCGTTTCACGATTGGAACGAGCGCATCAATTTCGAATGTTACACGCCGAATGCGTATGCGCGCATTACGGACAATGACAACCGCATCACGACCATCGTCAATAACTTTGAATGGATCAGCTTCAATTTTGGACCGACGCTGTTGAGCTGGCTCGAAAAATTCGCGCCCAACACGTATCAACGCATTTTGCTTGCGGATCAAAACAGCCGGCAACGTTTCAACGGCCACGGCTCGGCCATTGCACAAGCCTACAATCACACGATTTTGCCGCTCAACAATGACGAGGATTTGATCACGCAAATTCGCTGGGGCTTGGCGGATTTTCGTTTTCGTTTTGGCCGCGAGCCGGAGTCCATGTGGCTGCCGGAAACCGCAGTGAACGACCGGGTCTTGCGCGCGCTTATCGATCACAAAATCAAGTATGTGATTCTCTCGCCGCACCAGGCGCGGCGCGTGCGGCCGCTCGCCGGCGGCGATTGGCAGGGCGTCGAGCACGGCGAAATCGACGTGACGCAAGCCTACCGCTGGCGGGATCGCAACGCCAAAGGCGAGCGCCTGCCCCGGCGCAGCATTGATATTTTCTTTTATCACGGCGATCTCGCGCGCGGCGTGGGTTTCGAGCATCTCGTGCGGGATGCCAAGCATTTTGCGCATCGCGTCGGCGGTTCGTTTCGCAACGACGGCGCGGAGAAGCCGCAGCTCATTTCCATTGCCACGGACGGGGAAACCTACGGCCATCATGAACATTTTGCTGAGCGCGGGCTGGCGTATTTGCTGCACAGTGAAGCGCCGCGGCGCGATATTCAAATCACCAATTATGGCGCGTTTCTCGCGCAATATCCGCCGCAAATGGAAGTGGAATTGAAGGAAGGGCCGAACGGCGAAGGCACGGCGTGGAGTTGCGCGCACGGCGTGGGGCGTTGGGCGCGTAACTGCGGCTGTCGCGGCGACGGCCCGGCGGAATGGACCCAGGAATGGCGCGCGCCGCTGCGCGAAGCATTGGATCAATTGCGCAATGAATTGCAGCAATTGGCGCTGGAATTGGGCGAGCCGTTGTTCAAGAACCTCACCGAAGCGCGCCACCGCTACATCGACGTGATTTTAAACCGCACGCCGGAGCAAGTCGAAGTGTTTTTGGCGGAACAGCAACGCAAGGCTTTGGATGCCCGGGAGAAAGTCGCGGCCATCAAGCTGATGGAGATGCAGCGCAATGCGCAATTGATGTACACGAGCTGCGGCTGGTTTTTTACCGAGCTTTCGGGCATCGAAACCGTGCAGGTGATTCAATATGCCGCGCGCGCGATTCAGCTTGCGGAAGCGCTCAGCCGCCGTCCCTTTGAAGAAAATTTTTTGAGAAATCTCAAGCGCGCCCCCAGCAATTTGAAAACCTATGGCGACGGCGAAGGCGTATTCAACAAGCTGGTCAAACCGGCGGTGGTGTCGTTCAATCGCGTCGTGAATACCTATGCCATGCGCGCCTTGTTTTTTGATGCGCCTGAGCGCGAGAAGCTTTATCATTATTCCCTGCAACGCGAAGAGCTGGAGAAGACGGAGCAGGCGCACACGACGCTGCTGACCGGCCTGGTGCGCGCGCAATCCGGCATTACCGGAGAAAGCAATTCCTATGGTTTTGCGCTGATCAAGCGCGACAGCGGCAGCGACAGTGTGCAATGTTTCATCCGGCTGGTGTCGGAGAGCTGGGCCTATGCCGCACATCGCGAGGAGTTGTTGCAACGTTTTAATTCAGCGCCGGGCGAAGTGATCGATTATTTGCAAAAGCATTGGTCGCCGCAGGGATTTGGCCTGCAACACATGTTTTTTGAAGAACGCCAG containing:
- a CDS encoding transporter; protein product: MKKHTIILAIAATAVMLAPHAHSQTFSLTGGRGLPHLQTAWTLPKGQFTLHGFGSSYYQTVVVPQPGQAPTSFTFWDVQTALGLHFASGKHVEWAVTQILYQDAHRGDSPRNLPDDLFLGAKLGSFGSNVSPLKFGLSGSVRIPLAEHHNILFEPYSGGGYAVALMAAASYSPDLLLPENAPNFHVNFGYLHHNDLGKLLTGAAIDTVAVLSPAQEFHLGAGLAIPTAQFDFTLELFGRIFTQRPPVTAYAREDFFYLSPGVSYRPKYWAAFNVGFDFRLSQGKDLTRYISGLSRVHADIPNYPAWRVNFGVKINLNQTPPPDGRPLFMSSNGRMVSRQPELEAQLTQEQQKTAGAEEELERIRSERKRMESMLARLRTLLNTNTDSADAPANPPADENGKEQPKDENQQEKQDEAGEKP
- a CDS encoding DUF3536 domain-containing protein — protein: MSRRYLTIHGHFYQPPRENPWTEAIDRQNGAHPFHDWNERINFECYTPNAYARITDNDNRITTIVNNFEWISFNFGPTLLSWLEKFAPNTYQRILLADQNSRQRFNGHGSAIAQAYNHTILPLNNDEDLITQIRWGLADFRFRFGREPESMWLPETAVNDRVLRALIDHKIKYVILSPHQARRVRPLAGGDWQGVEHGEIDVTQAYRWRDRNAKGERLPRRSIDIFFYHGDLARGVGFEHLVRDAKHFAHRVGGSFRNDGAEKPQLISIATDGETYGHHEHFAERGLAYLLHSEAPRRDIQITNYGAFLAQYPPQMEVELKEGPNGEGTAWSCAHGVGRWARNCGCRGDGPAEWTQEWRAPLREALDQLRNELQQLALELGEPLFKNLTEARHRYIDVILNRTPEQVEVFLAEQQRKALDAREKVAAIKLMEMQRNAQLMYTSCGWFFTELSGIETVQVIQYAARAIQLAEALSRRPFEENFLRNLKRAPSNLKTYGDGEGVFNKLVKPAVVSFNRVVNTYAMRALFFDAPEREKLYHYSLQREELEKTEQAHTTLLTGLVRAQSGITGESNSYGFALIKRDSGSDSVQCFIRLVSESWAYAAHREELLQRFNSAPGEVIDYLQKHWSPQGFGLQHMFFEERQQVIRLMMQDRLDEISAAYRKLYDDNLELIRNIRDLGATIPEELSAPVRYTLSQDMRSEIEKLGESTET